In a single window of the Candidatus Krumholzibacteriia bacterium genome:
- the rpmI gene encoding 50S ribosomal protein L35, which produces MPKMKSRRGAMKRFRTTGSGKVRRHKAFGSHILTKKSTKRKRGLREATLASSGDADRIRKMILEA; this is translated from the coding sequence ATGCCCAAGATGAAAAGTCGTCGTGGCGCGATGAAGCGTTTCAGAACGACCGGGAGTGGGAAAGTCCGCCGTCATAAGGCCTTCGGATCCCACATCCTTACCAAGAAATCGACGAAGCGGAAGCGCGGATTGCGTGAAGCCACTCTGGCTTCTTCCGGTGATGCCGACCGTATTCGGAAGATGATTCTCGAAGCTTAA
- the rplT gene encoding 50S ribosomal protein L20, producing the protein MSRSINNVASRARRKRILSRAKGYYGKRKSSVRLGTEAVNRAGAYAYRDRRARKREFRRLWIVRINAAANLNGISYSRFIDGLKKLNIEIDRKQLAEMAVNDAPAFAKLTEKIQTELSKAS; encoded by the coding sequence ATGTCCCGCTCGATTAACAACGTTGCCTCGCGAGCTCGCAGGAAGAGGATTCTCTCCCGGGCAAAGGGCTACTACGGAAAGAGAAAAAGCAGTGTTCGCCTTGGCACCGAAGCCGTCAATCGCGCCGGAGCCTACGCATACCGTGATCGCAGAGCCCGTAAGCGCGAGTTCCGTCGTCTCTGGATTGTTCGCATCAATGCGGCCGCGAATCTGAATGGAATCAGTTACAGTCGTTTCATCGATGGCCTGAAGAAACTCAACATCGAAATCGACCGGAAGCAGTTGGCGGAAATGGCGGTCAACGACGCTCCCGCCTTTGCGAAACTCACAGAGAAGATCCAGACGGAGTTGTCCAAAGCAAGCTAG
- the pheS gene encoding phenylalanine--tRNA ligase subunit alpha, with protein MEQDILRLKEHLPEDLETIRDEESLEEFRISYLGKKGLLQGLFSRLGSLPSEERPAAGKAINDFRSQVESALKQRKGEIHRAAEEEVPPGFDPSMPAREPWIGRRHVLSSTMEEIIDIFRGMGFSVAEGPEVELDYYNFQALNFPDDHPARDLQDTFFVDDEVLLRTHTSPVQVRTMEEQDPPVRIVIPGRVFRNEAIDATHAAEFHQLEGLYVDEGVSMGDLITSLTRFAREFFGPDTEMRFRPHFFPFTEPSAEADMTCFACHGSGCRVCGDSGWIEIMGAGMVHPNVLTASGYDPERYTGFAFGMGIERLAMLRHGIRDIRLFLENDIRFLSQF; from the coding sequence GTGGAACAGGATATTCTCCGCCTGAAGGAACACCTTCCAGAAGATCTGGAGACCATCAGGGACGAAGAGTCTCTGGAGGAATTCCGAATCTCCTACCTCGGGAAAAAGGGGCTCTTGCAGGGCCTCTTTTCCCGTCTGGGATCCCTGCCTTCCGAAGAACGCCCTGCCGCCGGCAAGGCGATTAACGATTTTCGTTCTCAGGTTGAATCCGCTCTGAAGCAGCGGAAGGGCGAGATTCACCGCGCCGCAGAAGAAGAAGTCCCCCCTGGATTCGATCCAAGTATGCCTGCCCGCGAGCCCTGGATTGGTAGGCGCCATGTTCTTTCCTCCACGATGGAGGAGATCATTGACATCTTCCGCGGAATGGGCTTCTCGGTGGCTGAGGGGCCGGAAGTGGAACTGGACTACTACAATTTCCAGGCCCTCAATTTCCCGGATGACCATCCTGCACGAGACCTTCAGGACACCTTTTTCGTGGATGACGAAGTTCTTCTCCGGACTCATACAAGCCCGGTGCAGGTAAGAACCATGGAGGAGCAGGATCCGCCTGTGAGGATCGTGATCCCCGGACGCGTATTTCGCAATGAAGCTATCGATGCCACCCATGCAGCGGAGTTTCACCAGTTGGAGGGACTCTATGTGGATGAAGGCGTTTCGATGGGGGATTTAATTACCTCTCTTACCCGTTTTGCCCGGGAGTTTTTTGGACCGGATACAGAGATGAGGTTCCGCCCTCACTTCTTCCCCTTCACGGAGCCCAGTGCAGAGGCGGACATGACCTGTTTCGCGTGCCACGGTTCCGGATGCCGCGTCTGTGGTGATTCCGGCTGGATTGAAATCATGGGAGCCGGAATGGTTCACCCGAATGTCCTGACTGCTTCCGGCTACGACCCTGAACGTTACACTGGTTTTGCCTTCGGCATGGGAATAGAGCGATTGGCCATGTTGCGTCATGGAATCCGTGACATTCGCCTCTTCCTGGAGAACGACATCCGCTTTCTTTCCCAGTTTTAG